Within Synechococcales cyanobacterium CNB, the genomic segment CATCCGGCGCATCGCAGACGAGGTGCGCCGACTGGCCCCGGACGCCCGCATCGACGTGGGTCACGGCCAGATGCCCGCACGCGAGCTCGAAGCCGTCATGCTCCGATTCATGCGCCGCGAGACCGACGTGCTGGTCTGCACGACCATCATCGAGAGCGGGATCGACATCCCGACGGCGAACACCATGATCATCAACGACGCCGATCGCTTCGGCCTTGCCGACCTGCACCAGTTGCGCGGGCGAGTGGGGCGATCCGACCGCCGGGCCTACTGCTACCTGCTGCTGCCCGTCACACGCACACTCAGCGAGACGGCCCGCAAGCGGCTCCAGGCCGTCGAGCAGTACGCCATGCTCGGCGCCGGCTTCAAGATCGCCATGCGCGACCTCGAAATCCGCGGCGCGGGCAACCTCCTCGGCGCCGAGCAGTCCGGGCACATCGCGGCCGTCGGCTACGAGATGTACTGCCGACTGCTCGAACGCGCCGTCCACGAACTGCGCAACGAGAAGCCGCCTGAGCCGACGAGCGGGACGGCGGTCGAGATCGGCGTCGCCGGCACGATCCCGCGCGCGTACATCCCCAGTGACGCGAGGCGGCTGGACGCATACCGCCGGATCGCCGCGGCGGCGGCGCCCGCGGAACTCGAGGCTGTCGCCGCGGACCTCGCCTCTGCCTATGGCCCGCTGCCGCCCGCGGTCCGCCGGCTGTTGGAACTGGCTGAACTGCGTGCGCTCGCCGCCGCGCTGAGCGTGCGCGCGGTCATCGTCCGCGAGCGGGACGTGGTCTTTCGCACGGCCGACCCCGCGCCGATCGCCGAGCGCCTCCGCCCCGCGCGGGGCACCGTTACGGCCCTGCCGCCGAAGGCGCACGACTCGCTGCACGAGGTGTATTACAGACCGCCGGAGCAGTACCTGGAACCGGAGACGCTGCTGCGGGTGCTGAGAACACGGTTGAACGACTCCGACCGCCGCGAGCCTCTGACGCGCGTCGAACCATCACGCGTTCGGTAGATGGGGCACCCTCACCCCTCCCCGAACCACCCCCCCACCACGGTGAACAGCCCCGCCACGTACAGTCCGTAGCCGCACAGCAGCACGGCACCCTCCGTCCTCGAAATCTTCGCCCCGCTCAGCATGATCGGCAGGCAGGCGAGGCTCGCCGCGAGCATGACAGGCACGTCGAACCAGAGGACCTGGCGCGACACGGCTTGGGGCGTGGCGAGGCAGGTGATGCCCAGGATGCCAAGGATGTTGAAGACGTTCGAGCCGAGGATGTTGCCGACGGCGAGGTCGGGCTGCCCGCGCATGGCTGCGACGACGGACGTGAACAACTCGGGCGCGGACGTGCCGACCGCGACGATGGTCAGGCCGATGACGAGTTCGGAGACGCCCAGGGTGCGCGCGATCTCGCTGGCGGACGCGACGAGCAGGTACGACCCGCCGACGAGCATCGCCAGCCCCGCCAGCACCATCGCAACACAGACCAGCGGGCGCGTCATGGGGCCGGGCTTGTCGAGGCCGAGTTCGTGCTCGAGTTCCCGCTCGGCGGCGGCCTCGGCCTCTCGCTGGGCGTCGCGCCGCCCGCGGACGTAGCCGAACCAGACGTAGGCGAGGAGGGCGAGCAGCATGAGCGTCCCGTGCCAGCGCTCGAGCCGCCCGCCGGAGGTGAGCGCGATCCACGGCACGCAGGCCACCGCGATCACGATGAAGGTCTCGCGGCGGACCAGGTCCAGTTTCAGGGCGATGGGGCAGATGAGCGAGGCGACGCCGAGGATGAGGGCGATGTTGCAGATGTTGCTGCCGACGACGTTGCCGACGGCGATGTCAGCGCTGCCGCGCACGGCGGCTGTCACCGACGTGGCGAGTTCCGGCGTCGAGGTGCCGAACCCGACGATGGTCAGGCCGATGAAGAACGACGACACGCCCATCCGCTTCGCCAGCGACGCGGCGCCGCGCACCAGCCCCTCCGCCCCCAGCGTGAGCACCAGGAGCGACCCCGCCAGCAGCCCGAGTTGCACCAGCATCTTCCACCCCCGAGCGCTGCGGCGCGCAAGCGCACAACGCTTCTCGCTGGAATGCTACTCCCGCTGTCCGAAACTCGTCCCCACCGCCCGCGCCGCCGCGAGCAGCGGCTCGGTCGGCTCGATCAGACGCTGCCTCCCCGCCGCTTCGAGCAGGTCGATGTCCCCCAGCCGCCCGCCCTGCATCACGATCAGCCGGTTCATGCGCCCGGCCTGCAGGAGGTCGAGCGCGCGGTCGCCGAACTGCGTCGCCAGCACACGGTCCGCGGCCACGGGCGTTCCGCCGCGCTGGACGTGCCCGAGCACGACGTAGCGCGACTCGATGCCTGTGCGGTTCTCGATCTCGCCCGCGAGCCACCGCCCGATGCCGCCGAGGCGGATCGGGTCCGGGCTGGTCGGATCGACGCGTTCGACCATGCGCTCGCCGCCGAGGGGCTTGGCGCCCTCCGCGCAGCAGACGATCGAGAACCGCTTCCCGCGCTGCCGGCGCTCGACGATCCCGCTCGCCACCGCGTCGAGGTCGAAGGGTATCTCTGGGACGAGGATCACGTCCGCGCCGGCCGCGATGCCCGAGTGGAGCGCGATCCAGCCGGCGTTGCGACCCATGACCTCGACGACCATCACGCGGTGGTGGCTCGCGGCGGTGGTGCGCACGCGGTCCATCGCTTCGGTGGCGGTCTGCACGGCGGTCTGGAAGCCGAAGGTGATCTCGGTCCCCCAGAGGTCGTTGTCGATCGTCTTGGGTACACCGACACAGGGCACGCCGCGCTCGGCGAACGGAGCGGCGCACGCCATCGTGC encodes:
- a CDS encoding calcium/sodium antiporter; the protein is MLVQLGLLAGSLLVLTLGAEGLVRGAASLAKRMGVSSFFIGLTIVGFGTSTPELATSVTAAVRGSADIAVGNVVGSNICNIALILGVASLICPIALKLDLVRRETFIVIAVACVPWIALTSGGRLERWHGTLMLLALLAYVWFGYVRGRRDAQREAEAAAERELEHELGLDKPGPMTRPLVCVAMVLAGLAMLVGGSYLLVASASEIARTLGVSELVIGLTIVAVGTSAPELFTSVVAAMRGQPDLAVGNILGSNVFNILGILGITCLATPQAVSRQVLWFDVPVMLAASLACLPIMLSGAKISRTEGAVLLCGYGLYVAGLFTVVGGWFGEG
- a CDS encoding 6-phosphofructokinase is translated as MGEIGRIGVLTGGGDCPGLNAVIRAVVKDALRDGIDVIGIEDGFLGLIENRVRPLTDEDVSNILHTGGTILGSNNRANPCRFATGRNPDGTPKFEDVTDLCMRHVRDHGLDALVVIGGDGTMACAAPFAERGVPCVGVPKTIDNDLWGTEITFGFQTAVQTATEAMDRVRTTAASHHRVMVVEVMGRNAGWIALHSGIAAGADVILVPEIPFDLDAVASGIVERRQRGKRFSIVCCAEGAKPLGGERMVERVDPTSPDPIRLGGIGRWLAGEIENRTGIESRYVVLGHVQRGGTPVAADRVLATQFGDRALDLLQAGRMNRLIVMQGGRLGDIDLLEAAGRQRLIEPTEPLLAAARAVGTSFGQRE